A window of the Candidatus Poribacteria bacterium genome harbors these coding sequences:
- a CDS encoding dipeptidase — protein MTLNTQISELHEQALVIDSHNDAIVAHIRRGNVSLADESVQNTTDPIGTIAYLRGPVPPEEEAIGIQLNIPKMRHGGIDAAFFAVDVTRAWKNHLAYALDAFGWFETEVAANANDICIVQKASDIREAKAAGKLAAVLVIENSEAVERSLNILQSLYTLGVRSIGLTHNLNTWASTGNDEEDMGGGLTRFGMALVKEMNRLGMLVDVSHISERGFWDVLEISERPVIASHSNCKTLCRHSRNLSNEQLKALAANGGVVGITFVPGFITTDGWTKMPPLAQLLNHFAYAIDIAGIDHVGIGSDFDGGGDLLKDASEFIKIAEGLSDRGYTDEDIRKVLGENHLRVFEAACG, from the coding sequence ATGACATTAAACACGCAAATTTCCGAACTACATGAGCAGGCACTCGTGATAGATTCACACAACGATGCCATCGTGGCACATATCCGCCGAGGCAATGTCAGTCTCGCTGACGAAAGTGTCCAGAACACTACAGATCCGATTGGCACTATTGCTTACCTACGCGGTCCTGTTCCACCTGAAGAGGAAGCCATAGGCATCCAACTCAATATACCGAAAATGCGGCACGGAGGTATTGATGCCGCTTTTTTCGCTGTTGACGTGACACGCGCATGGAAAAATCATCTCGCCTATGCATTAGATGCATTCGGTTGGTTCGAGACAGAAGTGGCAGCAAACGCCAACGATATCTGTATCGTCCAGAAGGCAAGTGATATCCGAGAAGCAAAAGCAGCTGGCAAACTCGCCGCAGTTCTTGTGATTGAAAATAGTGAAGCCGTCGAACGGAGCCTTAATATTCTCCAATCACTGTATACGCTTGGTGTTCGCTCAATTGGACTGACCCATAACCTGAATACATGGGCATCGACAGGAAACGATGAAGAGGATATGGGGGGCGGCTTGACACGATTCGGTATGGCATTAGTCAAAGAGATGAATCGTCTTGGAATGCTCGTGGATGTTTCGCATATTAGTGAACGTGGATTTTGGGACGTGCTGGAAATATCGGAACGCCCTGTCATTGCGTCACATAGCAATTGCAAAACCTTGTGTCGCCACTCACGGAATCTGAGTAACGAGCAACTAAAAGCCTTAGCGGCTAACGGTGGAGTTGTCGGTATCACCTTTGTTCCGGGGTTTATCACTACCGATGGATGGACAAAGATGCCTCCATTGGCGCAGCTGCTCAACCACTTCGCCTACGCCATCGACATCGCTGGGATTGATCATGTTGGTATCGGATCAGATTTCGACGGCGGGGGCGATCTACTCAAGGATGCCAGTGAGTTCATCAAGATCGCTGAAGGTTTAAGTGATCGTGGCTATACTGACGAAGATATCCGAAAAGTGCTCGGGGAGAATCAC
- a CDS encoding iron-containing alcohol dehydrogenase, with the protein MLRDDCSHEKIGRLPSIVRCPFANIKEHREAVVLTTAPAWKVVNGIDINTRHPIYADSNTRTDMAALAEACKAEVVYGIGGGLAIDTAKYVAAAKGLPLIALPTILSTDAFLTDATGVRENGCVHYVPSKAPDTVIIDMEVLCNAPASMRASGAADVLSIATALWDWQEAEKMEANPSNQQLTPQAVGIASTLLQTLLDNAREIGNGTPTGLKLLLDLLCMEVQLCYQCGHSRVEEGSEHYFVYAIENHLTPAEGRSTDNETTNGESLLHGELVGLGILLMAVLQSQPWTQYRHALECLQINYRPSAVARDAIAETLINLSDYVAHHQLPYTVATTLRITPDIAERTIQTILD; encoded by the coding sequence ATGTTGCGAGATGATTGTTCTCATGAAAAGATTGGACGATTGCCAAGTATCGTGAGATGTCCTTTTGCGAATATTAAAGAACATCGCGAGGCTGTCGTTCTGACGACAGCTCCGGCATGGAAGGTCGTTAATGGCATTGACATAAATACGCGACACCCTATCTACGCTGATAGCAACACGCGGACAGATATGGCTGCGCTTGCGGAAGCGTGTAAGGCGGAAGTGGTTTATGGCATCGGTGGAGGATTAGCAATTGATACTGCCAAATATGTTGCTGCTGCCAAAGGGTTGCCACTCATTGCGCTCCCCACCATTCTATCGACGGATGCTTTTCTTACCGATGCGACAGGCGTTAGAGAAAATGGGTGTGTCCATTATGTTCCTTCAAAAGCACCGGACACTGTTATTATAGATATGGAGGTGTTGTGCAATGCTCCTGCCTCAATGCGGGCAAGCGGTGCTGCAGATGTTCTCTCAATCGCGACAGCACTCTGGGATTGGCAGGAAGCGGAGAAGATGGAGGCGAACCCATCAAACCAACAACTCACACCACAAGCGGTTGGCATAGCAAGCACGCTCCTGCAAACGCTTCTGGATAACGCACGGGAAATCGGGAATGGGACGCCAACCGGCTTGAAACTCCTACTTGATCTGCTTTGTATGGAAGTCCAACTCTGCTATCAATGCGGACACAGCCGTGTTGAAGAGGGAAGCGAACATTATTTCGTCTATGCCATTGAGAACCATTTAACACCCGCTGAAGGGAGGAGTACCGATAACGAGACTACAAATGGTGAATCGCTTTTACATGGCGAATTGGTAGGACTCGGTATTCTCTTGATGGCTGTGTTGCAATCGCAACCTTGGACGCAGTACCGTCACGCGTTGGAGTGTTTGCAGATTAATTACCGTCCGTCCGCTGTTGCCCGTGATGCAATTGCCGAGACGCTTATCAACCTATCCGACTATGTCGCGCACCATCAGCTTCCATATACTGTCGCAACGACTTTACGGATTACACCCGACATTGCTGAACGGACGATACAAACGATATTAGATTAG
- a CDS encoding PD40 domain-containing protein, protein MYIEKLSSSPKHHFFGYYGINPWDSATRYHLALETDFHTHRPLPADIATVGLIHRETHEFIPHAKTSAFNLQQGSMLHWINGSKNREHDTARAEFTFNDWEDGNLVSRALNPRTGAIRTIQGAIAAVSPTAPLAIGLNYGRMAHCRAVVGYATHTKSSEVTAQPEDDGLYQLNLQDGSSQLVLSIADVIRATGDERMVGKRTWFNHVLFNTDGTRLLFFCRVRRETGHCTSLWTVNPDGSDLEMQIPFDYRVSHFDWRTPTRILVSSDISGEMGFVEFADGVRDFTPIGRGVLPNDGHASFSPDREWLLCDTYPRSPERLAELMVYNIAENRKIILGEFHHEEQFVGDIRCDLHPRWAPDGKTITFDSVHEGSRQVYLVEITHASL, encoded by the coding sequence ATGTACATTGAAAAGTTATCCTCCAGTCCAAAGCACCATTTTTTCGGATACTACGGCATTAATCCGTGGGATAGCGCGACAAGGTACCACCTCGCGTTGGAAACAGATTTTCATACGCACCGTCCGCTACCCGCGGATATAGCAACAGTTGGACTGATTCATCGCGAAACGCACGAATTTATCCCGCACGCGAAGACCTCCGCTTTTAACCTCCAACAAGGAAGTATGCTCCACTGGATAAACGGCAGCAAGAACAGGGAACACGACACTGCCCGTGCAGAATTCACGTTTAACGATTGGGAAGATGGCAACCTTGTATCGCGTGCTTTAAATCCGAGAACAGGTGCCATTCGGACAATTCAGGGCGCGATTGCAGCTGTGTCCCCGACCGCACCACTCGCCATTGGGCTTAACTACGGACGGATGGCACACTGCCGTGCTGTCGTCGGCTACGCTACACACACGAAATCCAGTGAGGTCACAGCACAACCCGAGGACGACGGCTTATATCAACTCAATCTCCAAGATGGGAGTTCTCAGCTTGTCCTCTCTATCGCTGATGTCATCCGAGCGACCGGGGACGAACGGATGGTAGGCAAGCGCACTTGGTTCAATCACGTTCTGTTTAATACAGACGGGACACGACTTCTATTTTTCTGTCGAGTCCGTCGGGAAACAGGGCACTGCACCTCGCTCTGGACAGTCAATCCTGATGGCTCCGATCTGGAAATGCAGATCCCATTTGACTATCGAGTGTCCCATTTCGACTGGCGGACTCCTACACGAATTCTTGTCTCTTCAGATATATCCGGTGAGATGGGATTTGTTGAATTCGCAGATGGGGTTCGCGACTTCACGCCAATTGGACGTGGGGTCCTGCCGAACGATGGGCACGCTTCATTCTCACCAGACCGCGAGTGGTTACTTTGTGATACGTACCCTCGCAGTCCAGAACGTTTGGCAGAACTTATGGTTTACAATATCGCTGAAAATCGAAAGATTATTCTCGGCGAATTCCATCACGAAGAGCAGTTTGTTGGGGATATCCGATGTGATCTACATCCACGCTGGGCACCCGACGGAAAAACGATTACTTTCGATTCAGTTCATGAAGGCTCCAGACAGGTATATCTCGTGGAGATAACACACGCAAGCCTGTAG
- a CDS encoding Stp1/IreP family PP2C-type Ser/Thr phosphatase produces MQFAAKTDTGKLRERNEDRYYFDTQLQLFAIADGMSGHESGDVASLIALEIIQEWAKTQASPQSDLGPMKRLAVLTELAEEANQRIYTAAENSGKARGMGTTLIAGFVTFSYLTYVHVGDSRLYVLRDGKITQITTDDTFVQKMVEKGEITPEESRVHEKRNIVTQAVGLMPTVTVSADAYPLGPGDIVLACTDGLHDMIVNDNEIAEIIMTARNIEEASENLVNKALDYGGTDNVTVLLFAID; encoded by the coding sequence ATGCAGTTTGCAGCAAAAACAGATACAGGTAAACTTCGTGAAAGAAACGAAGACCGATACTATTTTGATACGCAACTCCAATTATTTGCCATCGCTGATGGTATGAGTGGTCATGAAAGCGGCGATGTCGCGAGTCTTATCGCTCTTGAGATTATCCAGGAGTGGGCGAAAACCCAAGCATCTCCACAGAGCGATTTAGGACCCATGAAAAGACTCGCTGTTTTGACCGAACTCGCGGAGGAAGCGAATCAGCGTATCTATACTGCAGCGGAGAACAGTGGCAAGGCACGTGGTATGGGCACAACCCTCATCGCAGGCTTTGTTACCTTCAGCTACCTCACTTATGTTCATGTTGGGGATAGCCGGCTTTATGTTTTACGCGATGGAAAGATCACACAAATAACAACAGACGATACATTCGTTCAAAAGATGGTCGAAAAGGGAGAAATAACGCCCGAAGAGAGCCGCGTTCATGAAAAACGAAATATTGTCACACAGGCTGTTGGTCTGATGCCTACTGTCACTGTCAGTGCTGATGCGTATCCACTTGGTCCAGGGGACATCGTCCTCGCGTGTACCGATGGCTTGCATGACATGATTGTCAACGATAATGAGATTGCTGAGATTATTATGACTGCCCGCAATATTGAAGAAGCGTCAGAAAATCTCGTCAACAAAGCACTCGATTACGGTGGCACCGATAACGTCACAGTTCTCCTCTTTGCCATCGATTAA
- the rsfS gene encoding ribosome silencing factor — MGTEKNTLDMVKAAASAAMSRRAQDGVILDLRELDGFTDFFAIFSGTSDIQMEGISQAVIEELETNWAQRPWHQEGERKADWILLDYVDFVIHVFLSDRRSYYNLERLWTEANRIELPELTIPIRQETWEEEMDPDGALVFGEQEKTTSEE; from the coding sequence ATGGGAACCGAAAAGAATACGTTGGATATGGTAAAGGCTGCTGCATCTGCAGCGATGAGTCGACGCGCACAGGACGGTGTCATTCTCGATCTTCGGGAACTTGATGGCTTCACGGATTTTTTTGCAATTTTTAGTGGCACTTCTGATATTCAAATGGAAGGTATATCACAAGCCGTTATTGAGGAACTCGAAACGAACTGGGCACAGCGTCCTTGGCATCAGGAGGGTGAGCGCAAAGCAGATTGGATTCTGTTAGACTACGTCGACTTTGTCATACATGTCTTTCTTTCCGATAGGCGTTCCTACTATAACCTTGAACGCTTGTGGACTGAGGCGAACCGGATTGAATTGCCAGAATTAACGATACCCATCCGCCAAGAAACATGGGAAGAAGAGATGGATCCTGATGGCGCACTGGTTTTTGGTGAACAGGAGAAGACCACGTCAGAGGAATAA
- the yqeK gene encoding bis(5'-nucleosyl)-tetraphosphatase (symmetrical) YqeK, translated as MNCTLAELRAHPKSIEIQKYLLDKLSEKRYQHVLSVQEMSVDLAHVHGANVWHANLAALLHDSAKWMSTQALHSEIERYEIRLDPIEKQNPSLLHPFIGVKIAIEKFAVTELEVLEAIRNHTTGNPSMGIIAQILYVADFAEPTRTHKEVDVVRELAHTNLRRAVHHVARTEIVYLLGKGVLIHPNTLHTYNSTLEGGEI; from the coding sequence ATGAATTGCACATTAGCAGAACTTCGGGCACACCCGAAGTCGATTGAAATTCAGAAGTACCTCTTAGATAAGTTGAGCGAGAAACGCTATCAACACGTCCTCTCTGTACAAGAGATGAGTGTTGATTTAGCACATGTTCATGGAGCCAACGTCTGGCATGCCAACCTCGCTGCACTTTTGCATGATAGTGCAAAATGGATGAGTACTCAAGCATTACACAGCGAAATAGAACGCTATGAGATTCGTCTGGATCCGATCGAAAAGCAAAATCCGTCTCTTTTGCATCCGTTTATCGGTGTAAAAATCGCAATAGAGAAGTTTGCTGTAACGGAACTTGAAGTTCTTGAAGCCATTCGGAACCATACGACAGGGAACCCATCAATGGGTATTATTGCACAGATATTATATGTTGCCGACTTCGCAGAACCAACACGGACCCATAAAGAAGTCGATGTCGTACGGGAACTGGCACACACAAATTTGCGTCGAGCGGTGCATCATGTAGCACGTACGGAGATTGTGTATCTCTTGGGGAAAGGGGTGTTGATTCATCCGAATACGCTTCATACCTACAACAGTACGTTAGAAGGTGGCGAGATTTAA
- the yacG gene encoding DNA gyrase inhibitor YacG → MCGTVYDFVWKEGTPLPKNFPFCSARCKAADLSKWLNEEYTIRTALPNTTLSDTEHEILAELAELGVPPDDDTD, encoded by the coding sequence ATGTGTGGGACAGTTTACGATTTCGTATGGAAAGAGGGAACGCCTTTACCGAAAAACTTCCCTTTCTGTAGTGCGCGGTGTAAAGCAGCGGACTTATCAAAGTGGCTGAACGAGGAATACACTATTCGCACCGCACTACCAAATACAACGCTGTCGGACACTGAACATGAAATTCTTGCCGAACTCGCCGAATTGGGCGTGCCTCCTGACGATGACACCGACTGA
- the nadD gene encoding nicotinate-nucleotide adenylyltransferase has protein sequence MSKTTKRIAVMGGTFNPIHYAHLISAEQVRTGLGYDKILFIPSARPPHKVADADIIEPEHRYQMVLLAIAGNPHFEGSRIELERAGPSYTIETLKALKELYGETAELAWIIGADSLIEYKVWRDFDEVLERCVMIATTRPNYNLNRVPLEIRKRVTTFPITGVDISATVIRDRVREGHSIQYLVPEGVHAYIKQHRLYL, from the coding sequence ATGTCGAAAACTACCAAAAGGATCGCAGTGATGGGTGGGACATTCAACCCCATTCACTACGCGCATCTGATCAGTGCTGAACAGGTTCGGACAGGATTGGGTTACGATAAAATTCTGTTTATCCCTTCTGCCAGGCCTCCTCATAAGGTTGCAGACGCTGATATTATCGAACCGGAACATCGGTATCAAATGGTCCTTTTAGCGATCGCAGGGAATCCGCATTTTGAGGGGTCACGCATTGAATTAGAGCGCGCAGGTCCGTCATATACTATTGAGACACTGAAAGCCTTGAAAGAATTGTATGGCGAAACGGCTGAACTGGCATGGATTATTGGAGCAGACTCTCTTATTGAGTATAAAGTCTGGCGAGACTTCGATGAAGTGTTGGAACGATGCGTTATGATCGCGACAACACGTCCGAATTACAACTTGAATCGAGTTCCGTTAGAGATCCGCAAACGGGTTACCACGTTTCCGATAACAGGCGTTGATATATCCGCCACAGTCATCCGAGATCGGGTTCGGGAAGGTCATTCAATCCAGTATCTCGTGCCAGAAGGGGTTCACGCCTATATCAAACAGCATCGGTTGTATCTATGA
- a CDS encoding SIS domain-containing protein: MSTSHLRYLHVAQDVLKQIETTQTEAIAQASEMCAETIAEDGLVYLFGSGHSRMPVEEIFPRYGSFPGFFPIVELAVTFHNQVVGCNGQRQALFLENVSGYAEVILRNFTFGPHDCMMVFSNSGTNILPIEMAIGAKARNLPVIAVSSIAHSSASSSKHASGKRLFEVADLTIDNCNPPGDAVVDIPDLAYPVGPTSSIGTLSIVNAIKCRVAELLTARGKPPVVLTGAHFLGAEESVKQIERAYDDYKARVQGR; this comes from the coding sequence ATGAGTACTTCCCATCTACGTTATCTACACGTTGCACAAGACGTTCTAAAACAAATTGAGACGACACAAACCGAGGCGATTGCACAAGCCTCTGAGATGTGTGCAGAAACTATAGCAGAAGACGGACTCGTTTACCTATTCGGATCTGGACATTCCCGTATGCCGGTCGAGGAGATTTTTCCACGTTATGGCAGTTTTCCGGGGTTCTTTCCGATCGTTGAATTGGCAGTTACGTTCCACAACCAAGTCGTCGGTTGCAACGGTCAACGTCAAGCACTCTTTCTGGAAAACGTCTCAGGATATGCAGAGGTGATCCTACGCAACTTCACCTTCGGTCCGCACGACTGTATGATGGTGTTTTCCAATTCCGGCACAAACATCCTACCGATTGAAATGGCAATTGGAGCGAAGGCACGGAACCTACCTGTCATCGCAGTGAGTTCAATCGCACATAGCAGTGCATCTTCCTCAAAACACGCCTCCGGCAAACGTTTGTTTGAAGTCGCGGATCTAACGATTGACAACTGTAATCCGCCCGGAGATGCCGTCGTAGACATTCCGGATTTGGCATATCCTGTGGGACCTACGTCCAGCATAGGCACGCTTTCGATTGTCAATGCTATTAAGTGCCGGGTTGCGGAACTCCTGACAGCGCGCGGGAAACCACCTGTCGTGTTGACCGGTGCGCATTTCCTCGGTGCGGAAGAATCGGTAAAGCAGATTGAAAGGGCTTATGACGATTATAAAGCCCGCGTTCAAGGTCGTTAG
- a CDS encoding mandelate racemase/muconate lactonizing enzyme family protein, whose translation MKITGFEYRTISIPFIPAIQEHSGMDYPTTLVWVHTDEGLTGLGESNSLNSDITDQADQIAERYVGKNLWEIDLASESFVFQCAFYDLAGQALGVPAHKLIGEKYRDSVELAYWSPPMPAEATAAEAERAANMGFRVHKLKARKANIVETARLIKDACGPDFQIRVDPNTEFGDLETGLRLAEELLPYNIEVYEDPIRFEDLSWYRRMREEVEVPVARHLGAPPGILENILAGAVDAVNMGGNVAGLRKSAAVAEAADLPIWVQIFAFGSCVASTFAAHIACTLPNCTMPIDELPHIRIDDLSGGSMDLSNGAIHLSDAPGLGISLDMDAVERYRIR comes from the coding sequence ATGAAAATCACAGGCTTTGAATACCGAACCATCTCCATCCCATTTATCCCAGCGATACAGGAACATTCGGGAATGGATTACCCGACCACCTTGGTTTGGGTGCATACAGATGAAGGACTGACAGGATTGGGTGAGAGCAATTCCCTAAACAGCGATATTACAGATCAAGCTGACCAGATTGCCGAAAGATACGTCGGCAAAAATCTTTGGGAGATTGACCTCGCCTCCGAGTCATTCGTTTTTCAATGTGCTTTTTATGATTTGGCAGGACAGGCATTGGGGGTGCCTGCGCATAAACTAATCGGTGAGAAATATAGGGATAGTGTTGAACTCGCCTACTGGTCGCCACCAATGCCAGCGGAAGCGACAGCGGCAGAGGCGGAACGCGCCGCGAACATGGGTTTTCGGGTGCATAAACTCAAGGCGCGGAAAGCGAATATTGTCGAAACCGCACGTCTCATTAAAGACGCGTGTGGACCTGATTTTCAGATTCGTGTCGATCCCAACACGGAGTTCGGAGATTTGGAGACCGGTCTTCGACTCGCAGAAGAGTTGCTTCCGTATAATATTGAAGTCTACGAGGACCCAATTCGTTTTGAAGATTTGTCTTGGTATCGTCGGATGCGGGAGGAAGTGGAGGTGCCAGTCGCTCGACATCTGGGGGCACCACCAGGGATCTTAGAGAATATCCTTGCAGGTGCAGTGGATGCGGTTAACATGGGTGGGAACGTCGCAGGACTCCGTAAAAGTGCCGCCGTTGCGGAAGCCGCTGACCTACCAATCTGGGTGCAGATCTTTGCGTTCGGTTCATGCGTCGCTTCAACGTTCGCGGCACACATCGCATGTACACTGCCAAATTGCACAATGCCGATTGATGAGCTTCCACATATCCGCATTGACGACCTCTCTGGTGGCAGTATGGATCTCTCAAACGGTGCAATCCATCTATCAGATGCACCCGGATTAGGCATCAGCCTCGATATGGATGCCGTTGAGCGGTATCGAATTCGTTAA
- a CDS encoding aldo/keto reductase: MKYIKIPGVSKDISHLILGTMIFSPVKFDYSTEMIDAFFEAGGNSLDTAHGYGGGDSEMLIGLWMRQRGNRDEVFLIDKGGHPQGRVPRPRLSPEELKSDLDESLIRLHTDYIDLYMLHRDDPVIPVETIIDYLNDEIGAGRIRAAAASNWEPQRIIDANTYAAENGLAGFVSCSNNISLAVPMEPMWGGCVCVDAAAREWHKESQFPLMPWSSQARGFFSGAFTPENRENGDMVRVYYNDGNFERLARAKKLGDKYGYSAIQVSLAYCLNIPFPVFPIIGPVALSEMDSSLGAMALELSDAEMEWLNLETDGNPL, encoded by the coding sequence ATGAAGTACATAAAAATTCCCGGAGTCAGTAAAGACATCTCACACCTGATTCTGGGGACCATGATATTTTCGCCTGTAAAATTCGACTATAGCACCGAAATGATCGACGCTTTCTTTGAAGCCGGTGGAAATTCCCTTGACACAGCCCACGGTTATGGTGGCGGCGATAGTGAAATGCTTATCGGTCTCTGGATGCGGCAACGCGGTAACCGAGACGAAGTCTTCCTCATTGACAAAGGTGGGCATCCACAAGGCAGAGTACCGCGTCCACGTCTCTCCCCCGAAGAACTCAAAAGCGATCTTGATGAAAGTCTCATCCGACTTCACACCGATTATATCGACCTCTACATGCTCCATCGTGACGACCCTGTGATTCCCGTTGAAACCATCATTGATTACCTGAACGACGAGATCGGCGCAGGACGCATCCGCGCGGCTGCTGCTTCTAATTGGGAACCTCAGCGCATTATTGATGCCAACACCTATGCCGCCGAAAATGGATTGGCAGGCTTCGTCTCTTGCAGCAATAACATTAGTCTCGCTGTGCCGATGGAACCGATGTGGGGTGGTTGTGTCTGTGTCGACGCTGCGGCTCGCGAATGGCATAAAGAGAGTCAGTTCCCTCTGATGCCTTGGTCTTCACAAGCACGAGGTTTCTTTAGCGGTGCGTTTACACCGGAGAACCGCGAAAACGGAGATATGGTGCGCGTCTATTACAACGACGGCAATTTTGAAAGACTCGCACGCGCAAAGAAATTAGGTGACAAATACGGCTATTCGGCGATTCAGGTCTCCCTCGCATACTGCTTGAATATTCCATTTCCGGTTTTTCCAATTATTGGACCCGTAGCCTTAAGTGAGATGGATTCCTCACTCGGTGCGATGGCACTTGAACTTTCCGATGCTGAAATGGAATGGCTTAACCTGGAAACGGATGGAAATCCTCTATGA